In Mycobacterium stomatepiae, the following are encoded in one genomic region:
- a CDS encoding NUDIX hydrolase gives MPNGSTAHEVLAVVFQVRQATEQVKGASRKGKPQLNVLLWQRARDPQRGSWSLPGGRLRSDEDMTTSVRRQLAEKVDLRELAHLEQLAVFSDPGRVPGARVIASTFLGLVPSPATPELPLDTRWHPVSDLPPMAFDHGPMVTHAHTRLIAKMSYTNIGFALAPKEFALSTLRDIYSATLGHQVDATNLQRVLARRGVITQTGTIAQSGRSGGRPAALYHFTDAALRVTDEFAALRPPGQP, from the coding sequence ATGCCCAATGGTAGCACCGCCCATGAAGTGCTCGCGGTCGTGTTCCAGGTTCGGCAGGCCACCGAGCAGGTTAAGGGAGCCTCCCGAAAGGGAAAACCGCAGCTTAACGTGCTGTTATGGCAGCGTGCGCGCGATCCGCAACGCGGCTCGTGGTCGCTGCCCGGTGGGCGACTGCGCAGCGACGAGGACATGACCACGTCGGTGCGCCGACAGCTGGCCGAGAAGGTGGATTTGCGCGAGTTGGCCCACCTGGAACAACTGGCAGTTTTCTCCGATCCAGGCCGCGTGCCGGGGGCGCGGGTGATCGCCTCGACGTTCCTGGGCCTGGTGCCCTCCCCCGCCACCCCGGAGCTGCCGCTGGACACCCGCTGGCACCCGGTGAGTGATCTGCCTCCGATGGCGTTCGATCACGGCCCGATGGTGACGCACGCGCATACCCGGCTGATCGCCAAGATGTCCTACACGAATATCGGATTCGCCTTGGCACCAAAGGAATTCGCACTGTCCACGCTGCGCGACATCTATAGCGCGACGCTGGGTCATCAAGTGGATGCGACGAATCTGCAGCGGGTATTGGCCCGACGGGGCGTGATCACGCAAACCGGTACCATCGCGCAGTCGGGTCGCAGCGGCGGGCGACCGGCGGCTTTGTACCACTTCACCGACGCCGCGCTGCGGGTAACCGACGAGTTCGCCGCGCTTCGGCCGCCGGGCCAGCCTTGA
- a CDS encoding L-aspartate oxidase, which yields MTRPTWTDSADVVVIGTGVGGLAAALAAHRAGRKVVVLSKADETYAVTATHYAQGGIAVVLPDNDDSVEAHVADTLAAGAGMCDPDAVYSIVADGYRAVSELVGDGARFDESVPGQWALTREGGHSRRRIVHAGGDATGAEVQRALDHAARTLDIRGSHVALRVLHDGTAVTGVAVGNPDGIGVVSAPAVILASGGLGHLYSATTNPDGSTGDGIALALWAGVAVCDLEFIQFHPTMLYSASPGPRAGNRRPLITEAIRGEGAVLIDRQGNSVTAGVHPMGDLAPRDVVAGAIDARLRATGDECVFLDARGIDGFEARFPNVTDACRAAGVDPVRQPIPVVPGAHYSCGGVVTDVHGQTELPGLFAAGEVARTGMHGANRLASNSLLEGLVVGGRAGKAAATHALAAGRVLAAAPEPIAHTASKRRELQTAMTRDASVVRDAAGLQRLSETLSRARIRTVEGRRDFEDVALTLTARAVVAAALARDESRGCHHRADYPAAAPEKARSIMVRSADTIYAEDLAAVS from the coding sequence ATGACCCGTCCCACATGGACCGATAGCGCCGACGTCGTCGTGATCGGCACGGGTGTCGGGGGATTGGCCGCCGCGCTGGCTGCCCATCGTGCCGGGCGCAAGGTCGTGGTTCTCAGCAAGGCCGACGAAACTTACGCGGTCACCGCGACGCATTACGCGCAGGGCGGGATCGCGGTCGTGCTGCCGGACAACGACGACTCCGTCGAGGCTCACGTCGCCGACACCCTGGCCGCGGGCGCGGGCATGTGTGACCCCGATGCGGTGTACTCGATCGTCGCCGACGGTTACCGCGCGGTCAGCGAATTGGTCGGCGACGGAGCGCGATTCGACGAATCGGTGCCGGGCCAGTGGGCGCTGACCCGCGAGGGCGGGCACTCGCGACGGCGGATCGTGCACGCCGGTGGTGACGCGACGGGGGCCGAGGTCCAGCGAGCGCTCGACCACGCCGCCCGGACGCTCGACATCCGCGGTAGCCACGTGGCGCTGCGCGTGCTGCACGACGGTACGGCGGTGACCGGGGTGGCTGTGGGCAATCCCGACGGTATCGGGGTCGTCAGCGCGCCTGCGGTGATCCTGGCGTCCGGCGGCCTCGGGCATCTCTACAGCGCGACCACCAACCCCGACGGATCCACCGGCGACGGAATCGCCTTGGCGTTGTGGGCCGGCGTCGCGGTGTGCGATCTCGAGTTCATCCAGTTCCACCCCACCATGTTGTACAGTGCCAGTCCCGGCCCGCGGGCCGGGAATCGCCGGCCGCTGATCACCGAGGCGATCCGCGGCGAGGGCGCGGTATTGATTGACCGGCAAGGCAATTCGGTCACCGCAGGCGTTCACCCGATGGGTGACCTGGCGCCCCGCGATGTCGTGGCGGGGGCCATCGACGCGCGACTGAGGGCTACCGGCGACGAATGCGTCTTCCTCGACGCGCGCGGCATCGACGGCTTTGAGGCCCGATTCCCCAACGTCACCGACGCGTGCCGGGCCGCCGGCGTCGACCCGGTGCGCCAACCCATCCCGGTCGTTCCGGGCGCCCATTACAGCTGCGGCGGCGTGGTCACCGACGTGCACGGTCAGACCGAGTTGCCCGGGCTGTTCGCCGCGGGCGAGGTGGCCCGCACCGGTATGCACGGCGCGAATCGCTTGGCGTCCAACAGCTTGCTGGAAGGCCTGGTGGTAGGTGGCCGCGCCGGCAAGGCCGCGGCGACGCATGCGCTGGCGGCGGGCCGGGTGCTCGCGGCCGCGCCCGAGCCGATCGCCCACACCGCGTCGAAGCGCCGCGAACTGCAGACCGCAATGACTCGGGATGCGTCGGTGGTACGCGATGCCGCCGGGTTGCAGCGGCTGTCAGAGACGCTGTCGCGGGCGCGAATTCGCACCGTCGAGGGTCGTCGCGATTTCGAGGACGTGGCGTTGACGCTGACCGCCCGCGCCGTGGTGGCCGCGGCGTTGGCCCGCGATGAAAGCCGGGGCTGCCATCACCGGGCGGACTACCCGGCCGCTGCGCCGGAAAAGGCGCGCAGCATCATGGTCCGCTCGGCCGACACGATATACGCCGAAGACTTGGCGGCGGTGTCCTGA
- a CDS encoding lipase family protein, with translation MVELGNLAGTDGAEWIGRPPHEELRPKARPLLPSDDPFYQPPPGFQHAEPGTVLRSRDVELAFLGLVPQSVSAIQLLYRTTDMNGAPEACVTTVLIPTERVVGQNCPLLSYQCAIDAMSSRCFPSYALRRRAKALGSIAQLELFLVAAALAEGWAVSVPDHEGLLGMWGAPYEPGYRILDGIRAALSSTRVALSPSAPVGLWGYSGGGLASAWAAEMCADYAPELDIVGAVLGSPVGDLGHTFRRLNGGFLAGLPAMVVAALAHVYPDLNRVITEHTNDEGRTLLDRLEDMTTVEAVVRMAGKNMGDYLDEPLEDILSSPEVTHVFDSIKLGVATPAPPVLIVQAVHDYLIDVHDIDALADAYSAGGASVTYHRDAFNEHMLLHPLSAPMTLRWLTDRFARRPLNDHLIRTVWPTMFNPMTYAGMMRLGVIAARVLTGRRFRRRPL, from the coding sequence TTGGTTGAACTCGGCAATTTGGCAGGCACCGACGGTGCGGAATGGATCGGTCGGCCGCCACACGAGGAGTTGCGGCCCAAAGCGCGCCCGCTGCTGCCCTCAGACGACCCGTTCTACCAGCCGCCTCCCGGCTTCCAGCACGCCGAGCCCGGCACGGTGCTGCGTTCTCGCGACGTCGAATTGGCGTTCCTCGGCCTGGTTCCGCAATCGGTTTCGGCGATCCAGCTGCTCTACCGGACTACGGACATGAACGGCGCCCCGGAGGCCTGCGTCACCACGGTGCTCATCCCCACGGAACGTGTCGTCGGGCAGAACTGTCCGCTGCTGTCTTATCAGTGCGCGATCGACGCCATGTCGTCGCGCTGCTTTCCGTCCTATGCGCTGCGCAGGAGGGCTAAGGCCCTCGGCTCAATCGCCCAGCTGGAGCTCTTCCTGGTGGCCGCCGCCCTCGCCGAAGGCTGGGCGGTCTCGGTTCCCGACCATGAAGGCCTGCTGGGCATGTGGGGTGCACCTTACGAGCCCGGCTACCGCATCCTCGACGGCATACGGGCCGCCCTCAGCTCGACACGCGTCGCGTTGTCGCCGTCGGCGCCGGTCGGGCTGTGGGGTTACTCGGGGGGCGGGCTGGCCAGCGCCTGGGCCGCCGAAATGTGCGCCGACTACGCGCCAGAGCTGGACATCGTCGGGGCGGTGCTGGGTTCCCCCGTCGGCGACCTCGGTCACACCTTCCGACGGCTCAACGGTGGCTTCCTGGCGGGCTTACCCGCGATGGTGGTCGCCGCTCTCGCCCACGTCTATCCCGACCTGAACCGGGTGATCACCGAGCACACCAACGACGAGGGACGCACCCTGCTGGACCGGCTCGAAGACATGACGACGGTCGAGGCCGTGGTGCGGATGGCCGGTAAGAACATGGGCGACTACCTCGACGAACCGCTCGAGGACATCTTGTCGTCACCCGAGGTGACACACGTCTTCGACAGCATCAAGCTCGGTGTCGCGACACCGGCACCACCGGTCCTGATCGTGCAGGCCGTGCACGACTACCTGATCGACGTCCACGACATCGATGCGCTGGCCGACGCCTATTCGGCCGGCGGCGCCAGCGTCACCTACCACCGCGACGCGTTCAACGAGCACATGCTCCTGCACCCACTGTCCGCGCCGATGACGCTGCGCTGGCTCACCGACCGCTTTGCGCGCCGGCCGCTCAACGACCACCTGATCCGGACCGTCTGGCCCACCATGTTCAACCCGATGACCTATGCCGGCATGATGCGGCTGGGCGTCATCGCGGCCAGGGTGCTGACCGGCCGCAGGTTTCGCCGCCGTCCGCTGTGA
- the nadA gene encoding quinolinate synthase NadA, translated as MTVMNRMDTLTEDLIARIANSPTGYGGVEGDEQWANEIRRLAKLRGATVLAHNYQLPAIQDAADHVGDSLALSRIAAEAAEDTIVFCAVHFMAETAKILSPSKTVLIPDQRAGCSLADSITPDELRAWKDEHPGAVVVSYVNTTAAVKALTDICCTSSNAVEVVESIDPDREVLFCPDQFLGAHVRRVTGRKNIHVWAGECHVHAGINGDELTEQARANPDADLYVHPECGCATSALYLAGEGAFPAERVKILSTGGMLDAAHETRARKVLVATEVGMLHQLRRAAPEVDFRAVNDRASCKYMKMITPAALLRCLVDGADEVHVDPEVAAAGRRSVQRMIEIGQPGGGE; from the coding sequence GTGACGGTCATGAATCGCATGGACACGCTCACCGAAGACCTGATTGCCAGAATCGCCAATTCCCCGACCGGGTACGGCGGCGTCGAAGGTGATGAGCAGTGGGCCAACGAGATTCGCCGTCTGGCGAAGTTGCGCGGCGCCACCGTGCTCGCGCACAACTACCAGCTGCCAGCCATCCAGGACGCCGCCGACCACGTCGGGGACTCGCTCGCGCTGTCGCGGATCGCCGCCGAAGCGGCGGAGGACACCATCGTGTTCTGCGCCGTGCACTTCATGGCCGAGACGGCCAAGATTCTGAGCCCCTCGAAGACGGTGCTGATCCCGGATCAGCGGGCCGGTTGCTCGCTGGCCGATTCGATCACACCCGACGAGCTGCGCGCCTGGAAGGACGAGCACCCCGGCGCAGTCGTCGTCTCCTACGTCAACACCACCGCGGCCGTCAAGGCGCTCACCGACATCTGCTGCACCTCGTCCAACGCGGTCGAGGTGGTCGAGTCGATCGACCCCGATCGCGAGGTGCTGTTCTGCCCGGACCAATTCCTTGGCGCCCACGTCCGCCGGGTGACCGGCCGCAAGAACATCCACGTGTGGGCCGGTGAATGCCACGTGCACGCCGGGATCAACGGCGACGAGCTCACCGAGCAGGCACGCGCCAACCCCGACGCCGACCTGTATGTGCACCCCGAGTGTGGTTGTGCCACTTCGGCGTTGTACCTCGCCGGTGAGGGAGCGTTCCCGGCCGAGCGGGTGAAGATCCTGTCCACCGGCGGCATGCTCGACGCGGCACATGAGACGCGGGCGCGCAAGGTCCTGGTCGCCACCGAGGTCGGCATGCTGCACCAATTGCGCCGGGCCGCACCGGAAGTCGATTTCCGCGCGGTCAACGACCGCGCCTCCTGCAAATACATGAAGATGATCACCCCCGCCGCGCTGCTGCGCTGCCTGGTCGATGGCGCCGACGAGGTGCACGTCGATCCGGAAGTCGCGGCCGCGGGCCGGCGCAGCGTGCAGCGCATGATCGAAATCGGCCAGCCGGGCGGCGGCGAATGA
- a CDS encoding histidinol-phosphate transaminase — translation MTASERQVNLDDLPLRDDLRGKSPYGAPQLVVPVRLNTNENPHPPSAALVDDVVRSVGEAARDLHRYPDRDAVALRTDLASYLTAQTGTLLGVENVWAANGSNEILQQLLQAFGGPGRSALGFVPSYSMHPLISDCTRTEWLTAARADDFSLDVDAAVAAVVQHKPDVVFVTSPNNPTGQSIPLGDLRRLLDVTPGILIVDEAYGEFSSQPSAVELIEQYPTRLVVSRTMSKAFAFAGGRLGYLVATPALIDAMLLVRLPYHLSSITQAAARAALRHADDTLGSVATLIAERERVMTALACLGFRVIPSDANFVLFGEFADALAAWRRYLDAGVLIRDVGIPGYLRTTIGLGDENDAFLAASAPIAATELGPANSSPAGAIASAAKPREAGRDHVLGAP, via the coding sequence ATGACCGCATCCGAACGACAGGTCAACCTCGACGACCTGCCGCTGCGCGACGACCTGCGCGGCAAATCACCTTACGGCGCACCGCAATTGGTCGTTCCGGTGCGGCTGAACACCAACGAGAACCCGCACCCCCCGAGTGCGGCGCTGGTCGACGATGTCGTCCGGTCGGTAGGGGAGGCCGCCAGGGATCTGCACCGCTACCCCGACCGCGACGCGGTGGCCTTGCGAACCGATCTGGCGAGTTATCTCACCGCGCAAACCGGCACCTTGCTCGGTGTTGAAAACGTTTGGGCGGCCAATGGTTCCAACGAGATCTTGCAACAGTTGCTGCAGGCGTTCGGTGGGCCGGGGCGCAGCGCGCTCGGGTTCGTCCCGTCCTACTCGATGCACCCGCTGATCTCCGACTGCACCCGCACCGAATGGTTGACGGCTGCGCGCGCCGACGACTTCAGCCTCGACGTCGACGCCGCCGTCGCGGCAGTCGTCCAACACAAACCCGACGTGGTGTTCGTAACCAGCCCGAATAACCCGACCGGACAAAGCATTCCGCTGGGCGATCTGCGCCGACTGCTCGACGTGACGCCGGGCATCCTGATCGTCGACGAGGCGTACGGCGAGTTCTCATCGCAGCCCAGCGCGGTCGAGCTGATCGAGCAGTACCCGACCCGGCTAGTGGTCAGCCGCACCATGAGCAAGGCGTTCGCGTTCGCCGGCGGCAGGCTGGGCTATCTGGTCGCCACGCCGGCGCTGATCGACGCGATGCTGTTGGTGCGCTTGCCCTACCACCTGTCGTCGATCACCCAGGCCGCCGCCCGGGCCGCGCTGCGCCACGCGGACGACACCCTCGGCAGCGTGGCCACCCTGATCGCCGAACGCGAACGGGTCATGACGGCCTTGGCGTGCTTGGGCTTCCGGGTAATCCCCAGCGACGCGAACTTCGTGCTGTTCGGCGAGTTCGCCGACGCACTCGCGGCCTGGCGGCGTTACCTGGACGCCGGCGTCTTGATCCGCGACGTCGGCATCCCCGGCTACCTGCGCACCACCATCGGACTTGGCGACGAGAACGACGCGTTTCTCGCGGCGAGCGCCCCGATCGCCGCCACCGAGCTGGGCCCAGCCAATTCCAGCCCCGCAGGAGCGATCGCAAGCGCGGCGAAGCCGCGTGAAGCGGGTCGCGACCATGTGTTAGGAGCCCCGTGA
- a CDS encoding alcohol dehydrogenase catalytic domain-containing protein, with protein sequence MRQLSFEEAGRYAWRDVPEPEITAPEQAVVRPLMVACCDLDIAVAAGQAPLPPRYAVGHEGLAEVVAVGDAVDTVRPGDWVVVPFQISCGRCAHCRRGVTGSCGSVPLMAMYGLGPLAGLNGGGFMSDEVLVPYADAMLVAVPDGVAPNAIASLSDNIPDGWRAVGPYAAELAALDPADRRVLVIGKLSIGLYAAAFAAALGARVDYVDHDVRRLAAAEKLGAVVHDRVKPDKSWEPYPLTVHTSADPALLAATLRATWPDGVCTDTGIYYQPVVEMPLLPMYTRGVRFVTGRVNARSAIPQVLDLLAGGCDLAPAVDQVVPWAEAPTVWPTMTGKTVFTRV encoded by the coding sequence ATGCGGCAGCTGAGCTTCGAGGAAGCCGGGCGCTACGCGTGGCGCGATGTCCCCGAGCCCGAAATCACCGCACCGGAACAAGCCGTGGTCAGGCCGCTGATGGTGGCCTGTTGCGATCTCGACATCGCGGTCGCGGCGGGTCAGGCCCCGCTGCCGCCGAGATATGCCGTCGGGCATGAGGGGTTGGCGGAGGTCGTGGCCGTCGGCGACGCCGTCGACACCGTCCGCCCCGGCGATTGGGTGGTAGTGCCGTTCCAGATCAGCTGCGGTCGCTGCGCGCACTGCCGCCGCGGCGTGACCGGCTCGTGTGGCTCGGTGCCGTTGATGGCGATGTACGGTCTCGGCCCGCTGGCCGGGCTGAACGGCGGGGGCTTCATGTCGGACGAGGTGCTGGTGCCCTACGCCGACGCGATGCTGGTCGCCGTCCCGGATGGCGTGGCGCCCAACGCGATTGCCTCACTGTCGGACAACATTCCCGACGGCTGGCGGGCGGTCGGGCCGTACGCGGCCGAGCTGGCCGCCCTCGATCCGGCCGACCGCCGCGTGCTGGTGATCGGCAAGCTGTCGATCGGGCTGTATGCCGCGGCGTTTGCGGCCGCGCTGGGGGCTCGCGTCGACTATGTCGACCACGATGTGCGCCGGCTGGCGGCCGCCGAAAAGCTCGGCGCGGTGGTCCACGATCGGGTCAAGCCCGACAAGTCGTGGGAACCGTATCCGCTCACCGTGCACACCTCCGCCGATCCTGCGCTGCTGGCCGCCACGCTGCGGGCGACCTGGCCGGACGGGGTATGCACCGACACCGGGATCTACTACCAGCCGGTCGTCGAGATGCCGCTACTGCCGATGTACACCCGCGGGGTAAGGTTCGTCACCGGGCGGGTCAACGCGCGGTCTGCCATTCCGCAGGTGCTGGACTTGCTGGCCGGCGGATGCGACCTGGCACCCGCCGTCGACCAGGTGGTGCCCTGGGCGGAAGCGCCGACGGTGTGGCCGACGATGACCGGCAAGACCGTCTTCACCCGCGTGTAG
- the hisD gene encoding histidinol dehydrogenase, with the protein MLARIDLRGAELTAARLRATLPRGGADVETVLSNVRPIVQAVAERGAEAALEYGASFDGVRPAAVRVPEAALQAALDDLDADVRDALQVMIERTRAVHADQRRTDTTTVLGPGATVTERWVPVERVGLYVPGGNAVYPSSVVMNVVPAQAAGVESLVVTSPPQARCQGQLEGLPHPTILAAARLLGVDEVWAVGGAQAVALLAYGGVDTDGAELAPVDLITGPGNVYVTAAKRLCRSLVGIDAEAGPTEIAILADHTADPAHVAADLISQAEHDEMAGSVLVTASEDLAAATDAEVEAQLQTTVHRERVTAALSGPQSAIILVDDLDAGVKVVNAYAAEHLEVQTADAPQVASRIRSAGAIFVGPWSPVSLGDYCAGSNHVLPTAGSARHSSGLSVQTFLRGIHVVDYTEAALKDVSGHVVTLAKAEDLPAHGEAVRRRFER; encoded by the coding sequence GTGCTGGCCCGCATCGACCTGCGGGGCGCGGAGCTGACGGCTGCTCGGCTGCGGGCGACGTTGCCGCGCGGCGGGGCCGATGTGGAGACGGTGTTGTCAAACGTGCGCCCGATCGTCCAGGCCGTCGCCGAGCGCGGGGCCGAGGCGGCGCTGGAGTACGGAGCGTCGTTCGACGGCGTACGTCCCGCAGCCGTCCGCGTACCCGAGGCGGCTTTGCAGGCCGCGCTGGACGATCTGGACGCCGACGTCCGTGACGCGCTGCAGGTGATGATCGAGCGCACCCGCGCGGTGCACGCCGATCAGCGCCGCACCGACACCACCACGGTGCTCGGGCCGGGTGCGACGGTCACCGAGCGGTGGGTGCCTGTCGAGCGGGTCGGCCTCTACGTGCCCGGCGGCAACGCGGTGTATCCGTCCAGCGTCGTGATGAATGTCGTGCCCGCGCAGGCCGCGGGGGTGGAGTCGCTGGTGGTGACCAGCCCGCCGCAGGCCCGCTGCCAGGGCCAACTCGAAGGGCTGCCGCATCCGACGATCCTGGCGGCGGCCCGGCTGCTCGGAGTCGACGAGGTCTGGGCTGTCGGCGGCGCGCAGGCCGTCGCATTGCTGGCCTACGGCGGCGTCGACACCGACGGCGCGGAGCTTGCGCCGGTCGACCTGATCACCGGACCCGGCAACGTGTACGTCACGGCGGCCAAGCGGTTGTGCCGCTCGCTGGTGGGCATCGACGCCGAGGCCGGGCCGACCGAGATCGCCATCCTCGCCGACCACACCGCCGACCCGGCGCACGTGGCCGCCGACCTGATCAGCCAAGCCGAACACGACGAGATGGCCGGCAGCGTGCTGGTGACCGCGAGCGAGGACCTGGCCGCGGCCACCGACGCCGAAGTCGAGGCACAGCTGCAGACCACGGTTCACCGCGAACGGGTGACGGCGGCGCTCAGTGGTCCGCAATCGGCGATCATCCTGGTTGACGATCTCGACGCCGGCGTCAAAGTCGTCAACGCCTATGCTGCCGAACACCTCGAGGTCCAGACCGCCGACGCGCCCCAGGTCGCCAGCCGAATACGTTCGGCCGGAGCCATTTTCGTCGGCCCCTGGTCGCCGGTAAGCCTCGGCGACTACTGCGCCGGATCCAACCACGTGCTGCCGACCGCGGGCAGCGCCCGGCACTCCAGCGGCCTGTCGGTACAGACATTCCTGCGCGGCATCCACGTCGTCGACTACACCGAGGCGGCACTCAAAGATGTCTCCGGACACGTGGTCACACTCGCGAAAGCCGAAGACCTGCCCGCACATGGCGAGGCGGTACGGCGGAGGTTCGAACGATGA
- a CDS encoding nitroreductase family deazaflavin-dependent oxidoreductase, whose product MSTKDHPNNAPGIPMVYPTWFENFQVKYVNPALKPIARFLPGTATIEHRGRTSGKPYKTIVTAYRDGNVLAIALGHGKTDWVKNVLAAGQADLHFARKTVHITNPRILPAGSDGTGLPRLVRLQLRRMAVLVSDIA is encoded by the coding sequence ATGTCCACGAAGGATCACCCGAACAACGCCCCGGGCATCCCGATGGTGTATCCGACGTGGTTTGAGAACTTCCAGGTCAAATACGTCAACCCGGCGCTGAAGCCGATCGCGCGCTTCCTGCCCGGCACCGCCACGATCGAGCATCGCGGCCGCACGTCGGGCAAGCCGTACAAAACCATCGTGACCGCTTACCGCGACGGCAACGTGTTGGCGATCGCGCTGGGCCACGGCAAGACCGACTGGGTGAAGAACGTGCTGGCCGCCGGGCAGGCTGACCTGCACTTTGCCCGCAAGACCGTGCACATCACCAATCCCCGCATCCTGCCCGCCGGGTCCGACGGCACGGGCCTGCCGCGGCTGGTCCGCCTGCAGTTACGCCGCATGGCGGTGTTGGTCAGCGACATCGCCTGA
- the bsaP gene encoding biotin synthase auxiliary protein BsaP produces MVGDLGAPVSAGVYNVYTGELGGTTVPTAAQLGLEPPRFCAECGRRMIVQVRPDGWRARCSRHGEVDSADLETQR; encoded by the coding sequence GTGGTTGGCGATCTGGGCGCTCCGGTCAGCGCGGGCGTCTACAACGTCTACACCGGGGAATTGGGGGGTACGACGGTGCCCACCGCGGCTCAGCTCGGTCTTGAACCCCCGCGCTTCTGCGCCGAATGCGGACGCCGGATGATCGTTCAGGTTCGCCCCGACGGCTGGCGGGCGCGCTGTTCGCGGCACGGTGAGGTGGACTCGGCGGATCTGGAGACGCAGCGGTGA
- a CDS encoding DUF2567 domain-containing protein: MTEPWVPAARVALSRPRAILLAALGLSATGVLVGGLWAWMAPPIHLVVAMTRSGERVHEYLGTESQHFFDVPSLMLGLLTVLAVVAPVLVWQWPRLRGPGMVVGLTIGMVGAAGVASGVGAALAVLRYGALDVDKVPVLGSPAVSYVVQAPPVFFGPGPLQIATTLLWPAAIAALVYALLAAGSAHDDLGSSGLTDRPSHAFPMEPEASVS, encoded by the coding sequence GTGACCGAGCCCTGGGTGCCCGCCGCTCGCGTCGCCCTATCCCGGCCGCGCGCGATTCTCCTTGCCGCACTGGGACTCTCGGCGACCGGAGTGCTGGTCGGCGGCCTGTGGGCGTGGATGGCCCCGCCGATTCATCTGGTGGTGGCGATGACTCGTTCCGGCGAGCGGGTGCACGAATACCTGGGCACCGAGTCCCAGCATTTCTTCGACGTGCCGAGCCTGATGCTGGGCCTGCTGACGGTGCTGGCGGTCGTGGCGCCGGTGCTGGTTTGGCAATGGCCCCGGCTGCGGGGCCCGGGCATGGTCGTCGGGCTGACGATCGGCATGGTGGGCGCCGCCGGCGTGGCCTCCGGAGTCGGTGCCGCGCTGGCCGTGCTGCGCTACGGCGCGCTGGACGTCGACAAGGTGCCGGTGCTCGGCAGCCCCGCGGTGTCCTACGTCGTGCAGGCGCCGCCGGTGTTCTTCGGGCCCGGGCCGCTGCAGATCGCCACGACGCTGTTGTGGCCCGCCGCGATCGCCGCCCTGGTCTATGCCCTGCTGGCCGCCGGAAGCGCCCATGACGACCTGGGCAGTTCGGGGCTTACCGATCGGCCGTCGCACGCGTTCCCGATGGAGCCGGAAGCGTCCGTCTCGTAG
- the nadC gene encoding carboxylating nicotinate-nucleotide diphosphorylase — translation MTLSAAELAVAQDVVRRGLDEDLRYGPDVTTLATVPAGVATAALVPREAGVIAGLDVGLLVLDEVLGTDGYQVLDRVEDGARVQAGQAVLTVRAENRGLLTAERTMLNLICHLSGIATATAAWVDAVSGTKAQVRDTRKTLPGLRALQKYAVRVGGGVNHRLGLGDAALIKDNHVAAAGSVVEALRAVREAAPNLACEVEVDSLEQLDEVLPEKPELILLDNFPVWQTQIAVQRRDSRAPAVLLESSGGLSLDTAADYAGAGVDYLAVGALTHSVRVLDIGLDM, via the coding sequence ATGACGTTGTCCGCCGCCGAACTCGCCGTCGCTCAAGACGTCGTCCGCCGGGGTCTGGACGAAGATCTGCGCTACGGGCCCGACGTCACCACGCTCGCGACCGTGCCCGCCGGTGTGGCGACAGCGGCGCTGGTGCCCCGGGAGGCGGGCGTGATCGCCGGGTTGGATGTCGGGCTGCTGGTGCTCGACGAGGTGCTCGGCACCGACGGCTACCAGGTGCTCGACCGCGTCGAGGACGGTGCTCGCGTCCAGGCGGGCCAGGCGGTGTTGACCGTGCGGGCGGAGAACCGTGGGCTGCTGACCGCCGAGCGGACGATGCTGAACCTGATCTGCCACCTGTCGGGGATCGCCACCGCGACGGCGGCCTGGGTGGACGCCGTCAGCGGCACCAAGGCCCAGGTTCGCGACACCCGCAAGACGCTGCCCGGACTGCGGGCCCTGCAGAAGTACGCGGTGCGGGTCGGCGGCGGCGTCAACCACCGCCTCGGCCTGGGTGATGCCGCGTTGATCAAGGACAACCACGTCGCGGCCGCGGGTTCGGTCGTCGAGGCGCTGCGGGCGGTGCGCGAGGCCGCGCCCAATCTTGCGTGCGAGGTCGAGGTCGACTCCCTCGAGCAGCTCGACGAGGTACTCCCGGAGAAGCCCGAGTTGATCCTGTTGGACAATTTTCCCGTGTGGCAGACCCAGATCGCCGTGCAGCGTCGTGATTCCCGCGCGCCGGCCGTACTACTGGAGTCGTCGGGCGGGCTCAGCCTGGACACCGCGGCGGATTATGCCGGCGCCGGAGTCGACTACCTGGCCGTCGGCGCGCTGACTCACTCGGTGCGCGTGCTCGATATCGGCCTGGATATGTAG